A DNA window from Porites lutea chromosome 6, jaPorLute2.1, whole genome shotgun sequence contains the following coding sequences:
- the LOC140941923 gene encoding uncharacterized protein yields the protein MSSAPTTQALIPSTSLTTTSTTVATTSKTEATAPSQSLESPSTSGPVSLSSSSNTSSSVNPSSSAVPLKNPSSTSIPMITPSSSVATTTAKPVVLPPSSSFTSAAAHTTSEDGSQSVSPTTLSQTIQGTKVLSNTTPNSSVKISVTTKAEISPSAHSPGRNTSKSVTQQQHNDHNSSIGGTTSHISPPRQSDSLTSSASLGVSSQPGPSSVSLTLTASSSVHQDPSSTVAATTMSSAPTTQALIPSTSRTFAFLPHGFWGALIYICS from the exons ATGAGCTCTGCACCCACAACTCAGGCTCTGATACCTTCAACTTCAC TAACAACTACTTCAACAACAGTAGCAACCACTTCAAAAACAGAAGCGACTGCTCCATCACAATCTTTAGAATCACCATCAACTTCCGGGCCAGTTTCACTGTCCTCCTCCTCCAATACGTCCTCCTCGGTCAATCCAAGCTCATCAGCAGTTCCTTTGAAAAACCCATCATCAACATCAATTCCTATGATAACCCCGAGCTCATCAGTGGCTACAACTACTGCAAAACCGGTTGTTTTGCCACCGTCATCATCGTTTACATCAGCAGCAGCACATACAACAAGCGAGGATGGTTCTCAGTCTGTGTCACCTACCACACTATCGCAG ACCATTCAAGGCACCAAAGTTCTATCGAACACTACGCCGAACTCTTCGGTGAAAATAAGTGTCACGACGAAGGCCGAAATTTCTCCATCTGCCCATTCTCCGGGGAGAAACACGTCAAAGTCTGTTACCCAGCAACAGCATAACGACCATAACTCATCAATCGGAGGAACCACAAGCCACATTTCGCCCCCCCGTCAGAGTGATTCCCTCACAAGCAGTGCTTCGTTAGGAGTGAGCAGTCAACCTGGTCCTTCCTCAGTAAGCCTAACATTAACAGCGAGTTCGAGTGTTCATCAAGACCCTAGTTCAACTGTTGCTGCCACAACTATGAGCTCTGCACCCACAACTCAGGCTCTGATACCTTCAACTTCACGTACGTTTGCGTTTTTACCTCACGGTTTTTGGGGGGCTTTGATCTAcatttgcagttaa